One genomic region from Evansella sp. LMS18 encodes:
- a CDS encoding TAXI family TRAP transporter solute-binding subunit — MKKRIKAALFGLLSLAVLAGCGEEGGGNEFVTIATASTGGTYYPIGVGMGNLWSESLEGVSATGQSSAGSVENIDLLRNGEAQLAILQGLIGAQAYTGQGNFEGNAYEDLRSISMLWPNVEHFVLMDNQIETGTIADIEGASFSVGPQASGTEQSTLVMMEALGLTKDDIDPEYLGYDDTISAMRDGRLQGGSLPAGTPVAAITDMYASGVNASVLEVTDEQLDAINDIYNTWYRFVIPGGTYPRVDEDIETIAQPNLLAVAGDMDEDTVYNLTKALYENLDFMYETHNSARDMTLETALDGLPAPLHIGAYRYFEEQGMDIPEDLIPPEAE; from the coding sequence ATGAAAAAAAGAATAAAAGCTGCGCTTTTTGGGCTGCTGTCACTTGCTGTACTGGCAGGCTGCGGTGAAGAAGGTGGGGGAAATGAATTTGTTACTATAGCCACTGCATCAACTGGAGGTACATATTACCCTATCGGTGTAGGGATGGGAAATCTATGGTCTGAAAGCTTGGAAGGTGTTTCAGCAACAGGACAGTCATCTGCAGGTTCTGTTGAAAATATTGATCTGCTAAGGAATGGAGAAGCACAGCTTGCTATTTTACAAGGTTTAATTGGAGCACAGGCATACACAGGCCAGGGGAATTTTGAAGGTAATGCATATGAAGACCTTCGTTCCATCTCTATGTTATGGCCGAATGTAGAGCACTTTGTTTTGATGGACAACCAGATAGAAACAGGAACTATTGCAGACATTGAAGGAGCGAGCTTCTCTGTCGGGCCTCAGGCAAGTGGTACAGAGCAGTCAACATTGGTAATGATGGAAGCGTTAGGCCTTACAAAAGACGATATTGATCCAGAATATCTTGGCTATGACGATACCATTTCTGCAATGAGGGATGGACGCCTTCAAGGTGGTTCGCTTCCTGCAGGAACTCCGGTTGCAGCCATTACAGACATGTATGCAAGCGGTGTGAATGCGTCAGTTTTAGAAGTCACTGACGAACAGCTTGACGCAATAAACGACATTTACAATACTTGGTACCGCTTCGTAATTCCTGGCGGCACCTACCCCCGTGTAGACGAGGATATTGAAACAATTGCACAGCCTAACCTACTTGCAGTTGCCGGAGACATGGATGAAGACACCGTTTATAACTTAACAAAAGCATTGTACGAAAACCTTGACTTCATGTATGAAACTCATAACTCTGCAAGGGATATGACGCTGGAGACAGCGCTTGATGGTCTGCCTGCACCATTGCATATTGGAGCATACAGATATTTTGAAGAGCAGGGGATGGATATTCCTGAAGATCTGATCCCACCGGAAGCAGAATAA
- a CDS encoding TRAP transporter permease, translating into MVDQKEQIKQEAKQLDADIDKEAGGGMRELKGKQGMILAAVAAGLSLFSLYVNAFTNMQEIYRNVSFLAFLFVLVFLLYPAVKKGKKEKAGLLDIGFVVLGLAGSVYMLFKYSVIHGEQMSQAVTTDYIFAIITILILLEAARRAIGLFIPLLSLIAIIYALFGPYFPGMFAHAGFSIERLLYRMYMTTEGVFGLTLSIASTYIILFILFGAFLGASGASKLFNDLAIAIAGQRRGGPAQVAVLSSSLTGSLNGSAVANVATTGSFTIPLMKGIGLKPRFAGAVEAAASTGGMIMPPIMGAAAFIMAGFLGVSYTVVILAAIIPTLLYYTSLIIAIDLEAKKQGLKGMSKDSIPQVWEVLKERGMLLLPIMIVIGSLLMGRTPLFAGFAGIIAVIIASWLTKKKENRITIPRFMEALINGAKGTIQVGIACASIGIIIAVVTMTGLGSAIAYNVLALSGGILFVVLLLVMITCIVLSMGLPSTALYIVVAVTAAPALVEAGVHPVAAHFFVFWFGALSNITPPVALASYTAAGIAGADAMKTSWTALKLTLPGFIIPFMIAYNPIMVMQTTTGEPVSVINVITTLITGMVGVFALAVAVNNYLSGQLAIYERLVFFIGSFLLINPGLMTDIPGLLLIGAFFILHRLRVKKSREAGNNVALNEM; encoded by the coding sequence ATGGTTGATCAAAAAGAACAAATAAAACAAGAGGCAAAACAGTTAGATGCTGATATTGATAAAGAAGCCGGCGGAGGTATGCGCGAGTTGAAAGGCAAACAGGGAATGATACTCGCTGCTGTGGCTGCAGGGCTGTCTTTATTTTCTCTTTACGTAAACGCATTCACAAATATGCAGGAAATCTATCGCAACGTATCGTTTCTTGCATTCCTGTTTGTACTCGTTTTCCTGCTTTATCCAGCTGTGAAAAAGGGAAAAAAAGAGAAGGCTGGCCTGCTTGATATTGGATTTGTTGTTTTAGGGCTTGCGGGCTCGGTTTACATGCTGTTCAAGTACTCAGTGATACATGGAGAGCAGATGTCACAGGCTGTAACAACAGACTATATTTTTGCAATAATTACGATTTTGATCCTCCTGGAGGCTGCCCGTCGTGCCATTGGTCTGTTTATTCCGCTTCTGTCATTAATTGCGATCATTTACGCACTGTTCGGCCCATACTTCCCTGGTATGTTTGCTCATGCAGGGTTTTCCATTGAACGTCTGCTGTATCGCATGTATATGACTACTGAAGGGGTTTTCGGACTTACATTATCTATTGCATCCACTTACATTATTTTATTTATATTGTTCGGAGCATTTTTAGGAGCGAGCGGTGCTTCAAAGCTGTTTAATGATCTGGCTATCGCTATAGCTGGGCAGCGTCGAGGGGGACCAGCACAAGTGGCGGTTCTGTCAAGTTCATTAACAGGCTCTCTCAACGGGAGCGCAGTTGCAAACGTAGCAACAACAGGAAGCTTTACAATTCCTCTCATGAAAGGGATCGGCCTTAAACCCCGTTTTGCCGGTGCAGTGGAAGCTGCAGCATCAACAGGCGGGATGATAATGCCGCCGATAATGGGAGCCGCTGCCTTCATCATGGCTGGATTCTTAGGTGTTTCTTATACAGTTGTCATTCTTGCCGCAATTATTCCAACATTGCTTTATTACACTTCCTTAATTATCGCCATTGACCTGGAAGCGAAAAAGCAGGGACTGAAAGGTATGAGCAAGGACTCTATCCCGCAGGTTTGGGAGGTTCTTAAGGAAAGAGGAATGCTGCTCCTGCCAATAATGATTGTCATTGGTTCCCTGTTAATGGGAAGAACACCTCTTTTCGCGGGCTTTGCAGGTATTATCGCAGTTATAATTGCAAGCTGGCTCACGAAGAAAAAAGAGAACAGAATTACTATCCCGAGATTTATGGAGGCATTGATTAATGGTGCTAAAGGAACTATTCAGGTAGGTATCGCCTGTGCGTCCATTGGTATCATTATCGCGGTTGTTACAATGACAGGGCTTGGTTCAGCCATTGCCTATAACGTACTTGCATTATCGGGAGGAATCCTGTTCGTTGTGCTGTTATTAGTCATGATTACTTGTATCGTGCTTAGTATGGGTCTTCCATCAACAGCTCTGTATATTGTAGTAGCTGTTACAGCAGCACCTGCGCTTGTCGAAGCAGGGGTTCACCCGGTAGCTGCCCATTTCTTTGTATTCTGGTTTGGCGCTTTATCAAATATAACACCGCCGGTCGCTCTTGCGTCCTATACAGCAGCAGGTATCGCTGGGGCAGATGCGATGAAGACATCCTGGACTGCGTTGAAGCTAACTCTTCCAGGATTTATCATCCCGTTCATGATTGCCTACAACCCGATTATGGTTATGCAGACAACGACTGGAGAACCTGTTTCAGTAATTAATGTTATTACTACACTCATTACTGGTATGGTAGGTGTCTTCGCGTTAGCGGTGGCAGTTAACAACTATTTATCAGGCCAACTTGCCATTTATGAGAGACTGGTATTCTTTATCGGTTCCTTCCTGTTGATTAACCCGGGCTTGATGACGGATATTCCAGGCCTGCTCTTAATCGGGGCATTCTTCATCCTTCACAGGCTCCGTGTCAAAAAGAGCAGAGAAGCAGGAAATAATGTTGCTCTCAACGAAATGTAA
- a CDS encoding NAD-dependent succinate-semialdehyde dehydrogenase: MAETIQVTNPATGEVIKEIQADSKEEIKQKLENGHKFFKEWSNVNAHKRARLLQKWSQKVRQHKDELAELITKENGKPLKEAQGEVLYSCAYIDWFAEEAKRIYGRTIPTHMESKRLIVTKEPVGLVAAITPWNFPAAMMARKAAPALAAGCTFIVKPASETPLSGMRFIELAHEAGIPEDAVQYVNGRGSVVGDLFTSSEYVRKITFTGSTPVGKSLIRNSAETVKHVTMELGGHAPLIVAEDADIDLAVEQTISTKFRNSGQTCVCANRIIVHESIADEFADKLAEATNKLKTGNGFEEGTDIGPIINEQGFEKIKEHIEDAVEKGAEVAAGQEYDSDKEKGYFFVKPTVLKNVTPEMTIMHEETFGPVAPITSFQSIEEAVEIANSTPYGLAAYFFTNDYRTGTFLHENLKFGILGWNDGGPSAAHAPFGGMKESGLGREGGLEGIEPYLETKYLSIGGY, encoded by the coding sequence ATGGCTGAAACAATCCAGGTAACAAATCCTGCAACCGGAGAAGTAATCAAAGAGATTCAGGCAGACAGTAAAGAGGAAATCAAACAGAAACTCGAAAACGGGCATAAGTTTTTTAAAGAGTGGTCCAATGTAAATGCCCACAAGCGGGCGCGCCTCCTGCAAAAATGGTCTCAAAAGGTCCGTCAGCATAAAGATGAGCTGGCGGAGCTTATTACGAAAGAAAACGGTAAGCCTTTGAAGGAAGCACAGGGAGAAGTGTTGTATTCCTGCGCTTACATCGACTGGTTCGCGGAAGAAGCGAAGCGGATTTATGGACGGACGATTCCAACACATATGGAGTCAAAGCGCCTTATCGTAACTAAGGAGCCTGTTGGACTGGTGGCAGCAATCACTCCATGGAACTTCCCTGCCGCAATGATGGCGCGAAAAGCTGCTCCTGCGCTGGCAGCCGGCTGTACCTTTATCGTGAAACCTGCGTCTGAGACTCCGTTATCAGGTATGAGGTTCATTGAACTGGCGCATGAAGCTGGTATACCTGAGGATGCTGTGCAATACGTGAACGGCAGAGGCAGCGTCGTTGGCGACCTCTTCACAAGCAGTGAATACGTTCGCAAAATTACTTTTACCGGAAGTACACCTGTTGGAAAATCTCTGATAAGAAACAGTGCGGAAACTGTTAAACACGTAACGATGGAACTGGGCGGGCACGCACCTCTTATCGTGGCGGAAGATGCGGATATTGATCTCGCTGTGGAGCAGACGATCTCAACAAAGTTCAGAAATTCTGGGCAAACATGTGTCTGCGCCAACCGCATCATCGTTCATGAAAGCATTGCCGACGAGTTCGCGGACAAACTTGCGGAAGCAACGAATAAACTGAAAACCGGCAACGGCTTTGAAGAAGGAACAGATATTGGTCCGATTATTAATGAACAAGGTTTTGAAAAAATTAAAGAGCATATTGAGGATGCGGTGGAAAAAGGGGCAGAAGTAGCCGCAGGCCAGGAATATGACAGTGATAAAGAGAAAGGCTATTTCTTTGTAAAACCGACCGTGCTGAAAAATGTCACGCCAGAAATGACAATCATGCACGAGGAAACGTTCGGCCCTGTAGCACCGATTACGAGTTTCCAGTCCATTGAAGAAGCAGTGGAAATTGCCAACAGCACACCATATGGTCTTGCTGCCTATTTCTTTACAAATGATTACCGTACAGGAACCTTCCTGCACGAAAACTTGAAATTTGGCATACTTGGCTGGAATGACGGAGGTCCTTCTGCGGCACATGCTCCATTCGGCGGGATGAAAGAAAGCGGCCTCGGACGTGAAGGAGGCCTGGAAGGAATCGAACCTTACCTGGAAACGAAGTACTTGTCGATTGGAGGGTATTAA
- a CDS encoding FadR/GntR family transcriptional regulator, whose amino-acid sequence MRPSIERKKVSSQVYDELVRMIKDGEIKQNSKLPSENELAQLFGVSRSPIREALSVLAASGLIESRQGGGSWVKEVNLVNMVEKAAFEMIEIEDVYNLLEMRSIIEAEAAALAAARWKDEDVIRMEEALEAFRQTVYDKDSVGYRADYDFHRAIVKASYNPFLLQSIDQLSDLHQKALKFSLKKNLGIPRKREEVFQEHEAIFQAIKERNADKAYEEMKHHLTAARIKLGDKRVTFSPEEEVRQKRS is encoded by the coding sequence ATGAGGCCGTCGATTGAACGAAAAAAAGTTTCCAGTCAAGTCTACGATGAGCTGGTCAGAATGATAAAGGATGGCGAAATAAAGCAAAACAGCAAGCTGCCCTCTGAAAATGAGCTGGCGCAGCTGTTCGGAGTCAGCCGTTCGCCAATCCGGGAAGCTTTAAGTGTCCTCGCTGCCAGCGGCTTAATTGAGTCAAGGCAGGGGGGCGGCAGCTGGGTGAAGGAAGTTAATCTCGTAAATATGGTTGAAAAAGCAGCTTTTGAAATGATTGAAATTGAGGACGTTTACAATTTGCTTGAAATGCGGTCAATCATTGAAGCCGAAGCTGCAGCCCTTGCGGCAGCACGCTGGAAGGATGAGGATGTAATCCGGATGGAGGAGGCCCTGGAGGCTTTCCGCCAGACGGTTTACGACAAAGACAGTGTAGGCTATAGGGCCGACTATGATTTTCACCGCGCCATTGTAAAGGCTTCTTATAATCCTTTTTTACTTCAGTCGATTGACCAATTGTCAGACCTGCATCAAAAGGCATTAAAATTCTCTTTGAAAAAGAATCTTGGAATTCCACGTAAAAGAGAAGAAGTTTTTCAGGAACATGAGGCAATCTTCCAGGCTATCAAAGAGAGAAATGCTGATAAGGCATACGAAGAGATGAAGCATCATTTAACTGCCGCCCGCATTAAGCTTGGTGATAAAAGAGTAACTTTCAGCCCGGAGGAAGAAGTCAGACAAAAAAGGTCTTAA
- a CDS encoding (Fe-S)-binding protein: protein MSKQVLFQQKLAYEETFSCVQCGYCLPSCPTYKTMEKETHSPRGRINLVKMAAEGKISLSELEEPIDLCLGCRACETACPTNVQYGAILESAKEAIQEEKNKTLNKSTKLLRKILFEKAFPNKAAMNTVSFGMSLYQATGLQKLNHKTGIGEKILPASLAAFEKITPDTTGRKRLTHVKPKGEPVFRIGFFTGCVMDTVFGKINDLSIRLLQEAGCEVEVIKEQTCCGALQHHSGEGETARSLAKKNIEAFERYDFDYVVNSIGGCGAALVEYDHLLKDDPEWAARAKEFSQRNADISVILAELTLPFRRKINKMVTYQPSCHMTNVQKRVTEPLSLIKSLPGAEYMELPDKNMCCGSAGIYNIVHYEESMNILDEKMSEVKKVKPDVIITTNPGCHLQMKHGVEREGMSGGTEVVHLVEILAEACGIEQ, encoded by the coding sequence ATGAGTAAACAGGTACTGTTCCAGCAAAAGCTGGCATATGAAGAAACGTTCAGCTGTGTACAATGCGGTTACTGCCTTCCTTCCTGCCCCACATATAAAACGATGGAAAAAGAAACACATTCACCGAGAGGCAGAATCAATCTTGTGAAAATGGCTGCCGAAGGAAAAATCTCCCTTTCCGAACTGGAAGAGCCGATCGATCTCTGCCTGGGCTGCCGGGCATGTGAGACAGCCTGTCCTACTAATGTCCAGTACGGGGCAATACTTGAATCTGCTAAAGAAGCAATTCAGGAAGAAAAAAACAAAACATTAAATAAAAGTACCAAATTGCTCAGAAAAATACTGTTCGAAAAAGCATTTCCGAACAAAGCCGCTATGAATACTGTCAGCTTCGGAATGAGCCTCTACCAGGCAACAGGGCTTCAGAAACTGAATCACAAAACTGGTATAGGAGAAAAGATACTACCAGCTTCGTTAGCGGCATTTGAAAAGATTACCCCGGACACGACGGGCAGAAAGAGGTTGACTCATGTTAAGCCGAAAGGAGAACCAGTGTTCAGAATTGGCTTCTTCACCGGCTGTGTTATGGACACGGTTTTTGGAAAAATAAACGATCTCAGCATAAGGCTGCTGCAGGAAGCTGGCTGCGAAGTGGAGGTAATTAAGGAACAAACTTGCTGCGGCGCCTTGCAGCATCACAGTGGGGAAGGGGAAACAGCAAGAAGCCTCGCGAAGAAAAATATTGAAGCCTTTGAAAGGTACGATTTTGATTATGTTGTGAACAGTATCGGAGGCTGCGGAGCTGCTCTGGTGGAGTACGATCATCTGCTTAAGGACGATCCGGAATGGGCAGCGAGGGCGAAAGAATTCTCGCAAAGAAACGCGGATATAAGTGTAATTCTTGCTGAGCTTACTCTTCCGTTCAGGCGGAAGATTAATAAAATGGTTACATACCAGCCGTCATGCCATATGACAAACGTACAAAAACGTGTAACCGAACCCCTGTCGTTAATTAAATCGCTGCCAGGAGCAGAATATATGGAACTACCGGATAAAAATATGTGCTGTGGATCGGCCGGTATATATAACATTGTTCATTATGAAGAGTCTATGAATATACTTGATGAAAAAATGAGTGAAGTTAAAAAAGTGAAGCCTGATGTCATAATAACGACTAACCCCGGATGCCACTTACAGATGAAACATGGTGTTGAACGAGAGGGTATGTCCGGCGGAACGGAAGTTGTCCACCTTGTGGAAATTCTGGCAGAAGCATGTGGCATTGAGCAATAA
- a CDS encoding FAD-binding oxidoreductase: protein MGETTSAETIIEKVREVIPDESRILVEKADRYSYSFDASFGVHMPEVVVQPKAAEEVAEIMKLANKYLIPVCPRGQGTSLSGGPLPVKGGILLDFSQWNDKLEVDPEDMVAIVSPGVLTAEINKAANEAGLMYAPDPSSSSVSTIGGNMAENAGGPRGLKYGVTKDYVIGLEVVTPEGEIIRTGGRTVKNVTGYDLTKLIVGSEGTLGVITEATLRLIPKPRASSTLMVMFEEIVDSGRAISKVLSSGIIPAKMELMDQASIIAVEEYEPLGLPTDIEAILLIELDGHPVAILEEREQVEKVCREVGARDIKVARDEKEAQELWKARKLVSPAIVRIKPTKISEDATVPRSKIPEMFQRLKEIKEKYSVDLVVFGHAGDGNLHPNIIADKRDKEEMKRVEKAVGEIFEAAVELGGTLSGEHGIGTMKSPFMEMELGKEGLDMMKRIKESWDPNNILNPGKIFPEPGQKLVLHDE from the coding sequence ATGGGAGAGACAACTTCGGCAGAGACAATTATAGAAAAAGTAAGAGAGGTCATTCCTGATGAAAGCCGTATTTTAGTTGAAAAAGCTGACAGGTACAGCTACTCATTTGATGCATCGTTCGGGGTTCATATGCCGGAGGTAGTCGTACAGCCTAAGGCAGCCGAAGAAGTGGCGGAAATTATGAAACTCGCAAATAAGTATCTTATACCTGTATGTCCAAGAGGGCAGGGAACAAGTTTAAGCGGCGGCCCCCTGCCGGTTAAAGGAGGAATACTTCTCGATTTTTCCCAGTGGAATGATAAGCTGGAGGTTGATCCTGAAGATATGGTCGCCATAGTTTCCCCTGGTGTCTTAACAGCTGAGATTAATAAAGCAGCTAATGAAGCGGGCCTGATGTATGCACCTGACCCGAGCAGCTCCAGCGTTTCTACAATCGGTGGAAACATGGCTGAAAATGCAGGCGGTCCAAGAGGCTTAAAGTACGGAGTGACAAAGGATTATGTCATTGGCCTGGAAGTAGTGACTCCAGAAGGAGAGATTATCCGTACTGGAGGAAGAACGGTAAAGAATGTGACTGGATATGATTTAACGAAACTGATTGTTGGATCAGAAGGTACCTTAGGAGTAATCACTGAGGCGACCTTAAGGCTGATTCCGAAACCGAGGGCTTCAAGCACCTTGATGGTAATGTTTGAGGAGATTGTGGACTCGGGAAGAGCTATATCCAAAGTGCTTAGTTCAGGGATTATACCGGCAAAAATGGAGCTGATGGATCAGGCCTCTATTATTGCTGTGGAAGAGTACGAGCCTCTCGGCCTGCCTACAGATATTGAAGCTATTCTGCTTATTGAGCTTGACGGGCACCCGGTGGCTATTCTCGAGGAGAGAGAACAGGTGGAAAAGGTTTGCAGAGAGGTTGGCGCAAGGGACATTAAAGTCGCACGGGATGAAAAGGAAGCACAGGAGTTGTGGAAAGCGAGGAAACTTGTTTCTCCTGCAATCGTCCGTATAAAACCTACTAAAATATCCGAGGATGCAACCGTCCCAAGGAGTAAAATACCGGAAATGTTCCAGCGTCTGAAGGAAATAAAAGAGAAGTATTCCGTGGACCTTGTTGTGTTCGGCCATGCAGGAGACGGCAATCTTCACCCGAACATAATAGCGGATAAACGGGATAAGGAAGAGATGAAGCGAGTAGAAAAAGCAGTTGGAGAAATTTTTGAGGCAGCAGTAGAACTTGGAGGAACTTTATCAGGTGAACATGGCATAGGAACGATGAAATCCCCCTTTATGGAGATGGAGCTGGGAAAGGAAGGCTTGGATATGATGAAACGTATTAAGGAAAGCTGGGATCCTAACAATATACTGAATCCGGGAAAAATCTTCCCTGAGCCGGGACAGAAGCTCGTGCTGCATGATGAGTAA
- the lhgO gene encoding L-2-hydroxyglutarate oxidase, giving the protein MYDYTIIGGGIVGLSVGMALYERFPDAKVAVIEKENQLAAHQTGRNSGVIHSGIYYKPGSFKAKFARKGSQSMTEFCRTHDIEHDICGKVIVATTQEELPLMDNLYERGLQNGLAIRKIDMGELKEIEPHVNGLGAIHVPMAGIVNYAQVSEAFANIIQKNGGEIKLGEKVENITETDDGAVIETNNGTIRTKMLINCAGLHSDRIARLTGYHTDMSIVPFRGEYFKLKPEKRGLVKNLIYPVPNPKFPFLGVHFTRMIGGEVDAGPNAVLSFKREGYKKSDFNMQDFTEVMRYPGFWKLASKYMKEGMDEMVRSVSKKMFVKSLQNLIPEITEDDLVPGPAGVRAQALKADGGLVDDFHIIQGKRSIHVCNAPSPAATASIEIGKYVVEKAALSGAVVK; this is encoded by the coding sequence ATGTACGATTATACAATAATAGGAGGGGGAATCGTGGGCTTGTCAGTTGGTATGGCTCTCTATGAACGCTTTCCTGACGCCAAGGTGGCGGTAATAGAAAAAGAGAACCAGCTGGCGGCTCATCAGACTGGGAGAAACAGCGGAGTGATTCATTCCGGGATTTATTATAAACCTGGAAGCTTTAAAGCGAAGTTCGCCCGTAAAGGCAGTCAGTCTATGACAGAATTTTGCAGGACTCACGATATCGAGCACGATATATGCGGCAAAGTAATTGTTGCGACAACTCAGGAAGAACTTCCGCTTATGGACAATCTTTATGAAAGAGGCCTGCAGAATGGACTTGCCATCAGAAAAATTGACATGGGCGAGTTAAAAGAGATAGAACCTCATGTAAATGGCCTTGGGGCAATTCACGTTCCCATGGCAGGGATTGTAAACTACGCTCAAGTATCCGAAGCCTTTGCGAACATCATTCAGAAAAATGGCGGAGAAATAAAGCTTGGAGAAAAAGTTGAAAATATTACTGAAACTGATGACGGCGCAGTAATTGAGACTAATAATGGAACTATCCGTACAAAAATGCTTATCAACTGTGCGGGGCTGCACAGTGACAGAATTGCCAGATTAACAGGATACCACACAGATATGAGCATCGTCCCGTTCCGCGGGGAATACTTTAAGCTTAAGCCGGAAAAACGCGGTCTGGTTAAAAATCTGATCTATCCTGTGCCTAATCCTAAGTTCCCTTTCCTTGGTGTTCACTTTACAAGGATGATAGGCGGAGAAGTGGATGCAGGGCCGAATGCCGTCCTTAGTTTTAAAAGGGAAGGCTATAAAAAATCAGATTTCAATATGCAGGATTTTACGGAGGTAATGCGCTACCCAGGCTTCTGGAAGCTCGCAAGCAAATATATGAAAGAAGGAATGGACGAAATGGTCCGTTCCGTCAGCAAAAAAATGTTTGTGAAAAGCCTGCAAAATCTTATTCCTGAAATTACGGAAGACGACCTGGTTCCTGGGCCTGCGGGAGTGCGTGCACAGGCCTTGAAAGCAGATGGCGGGCTTGTAGACGACTTCCATATTATTCAGGGGAAAAGAAGTATTCATGTCTGCAACGCCCCTTCCCCGGCAGCGACAGCTTCTATTGAAATAGGAAAATATGTTGTTGAGAAAGCAGCTTTATCCGGAGCAGTCGTCAAATAA
- a CDS encoding UxaA family hydrolase yields the protein MKEVMAKEKAAIVIDQKDNIAVALTDLTKGDDCEVRSNDTITSVQVEESIPFGHKIALQRLEKNEIVYKYGEEIGKMKEAAEIGSWIHTHNMYCDRGLKNG from the coding sequence ATGAAGGAAGTAATGGCGAAGGAGAAAGCAGCAATCGTGATTGATCAAAAAGATAATATTGCTGTTGCGTTGACGGACCTTACGAAAGGTGACGATTGTGAGGTCCGCTCGAACGACACTATCACGTCTGTTCAAGTTGAAGAAAGTATCCCGTTTGGCCATAAGATAGCACTGCAGCGACTGGAGAAAAATGAAATCGTTTATAAGTACGGTGAAGAAATCGGAAAAATGAAAGAGGCGGCGGAAATTGGATCCTGGATCCACACACATAACATGTACTGTGACAGGGGGTTAAAAAATGGGTGA
- a CDS encoding FadR/GntR family transcriptional regulator, giving the protein MKLQPIKKRKRIYQEIIERIKLAIENGELVPGEKLPSERDLAGTLNVSRTSVKEAISVLESSGIVNIRPGVGVFISENHCEDLLNKFSSVFEDYDSDLIQLLELREAIESDAAFYAATRMTEQQKVKLDSLFIKLVEAEKNGEVAVEEDYKFHLAIIEAANNPLMKDVMNVISGKMIDVLTKNRKESMLNFKMNKEVVEEHRRVYEAIVQRKPDLARDAMKDHLKSIKERHS; this is encoded by the coding sequence ATGAAGTTACAACCGATTAAAAAGAGGAAAAGGATATATCAGGAAATAATTGAAAGAATCAAGTTGGCAATAGAAAATGGAGAGTTAGTTCCAGGAGAAAAGCTTCCGTCAGAAAGAGACCTTGCGGGGACACTGAATGTATCCCGGACATCTGTTAAGGAAGCAATCAGTGTTCTGGAGTCTTCCGGCATTGTAAACATCCGTCCAGGTGTTGGCGTGTTTATCTCCGAAAATCATTGTGAAGACTTGCTGAATAAATTCTCCTCTGTTTTTGAGGATTATGATTCAGACCTTATACAGCTGCTGGAGCTTCGGGAAGCTATTGAATCAGATGCGGCCTTTTACGCCGCAACCCGGATGACAGAACAGCAGAAAGTGAAGCTTGACTCTCTTTTTATAAAGCTTGTAGAAGCAGAAAAAAATGGGGAGGTAGCTGTGGAAGAAGATTATAAGTTTCATCTTGCTATTATTGAAGCGGCTAATAACCCATTGATGAAAGATGTAATGAACGTGATTTCCGGTAAAATGATTGATGTTTTAACGAAGAACCGTAAAGAGTCTATGCTTAACTTTAAAATGAACAAAGAAGTCGTGGAGGAACATCGCCGGGTATATGAAGCGATAGTCCAGCGAAAGCCCGACCTGGCCCGTGATGCGATGAAAGACCATTTAAAGTCTATTAAAGAGAGGCACAGTTAA